In Streptomyces sclerotialus, the DNA window GCCCTCCAGGGAGGCGCGGTAGTCCGCCACGGCCTCGCCGACCATGCGGACGTACAGGTCGAAGCCGACGCCCGCGATGTGGCCCGACTGTTCGCCGCCGAGGAGGTTGCCCGCGCCGCGGATCTCCAGGTCCTTCATCGCGACGTACATGCCGGCGCCCATCTCCGTGTGCTGGGCGATGGTGGCCAGGCGTTCGTGCGCGGTCTCCGTCAGGGGCTTCTCGGGCGGGTAGAGGAAGTAGGCGTAGCCGCGCTCGCGGCCCCGGCCGACCCGGCCGCGCAGCTGATGGAGCTGGGAGAGGCCGAAGTTGTCGCCACGCTCGACGATCAGGGTGTTGGCGTTGGAGATGTCGATGCCGGACTCCACGATGGTCGTGGCGACCAGCACGTCGGACTTCTTCTCCCAGAAGTCGACCACGACCTGTTCGAGGGCCGATTCCGACATCTGGCCGTGCGCGGTGGTGATGCGCGCCTCGGGGACGATCTCGCGGAGCCGGGCGGCCGCGCGGTCGATGGACTCCACACGGTTGTGGATGTAGAAGACCTGGCCCTCGCGGAGCAGTTCGCGGCGGATGGCGGCGCCGATCTGCTTCTCCTCGTACGGCCCGACGAAGGTGAGGACCGGGTGCCGCTCCTCGGGCGGGGTGGTGATGGTGGACATCTCGCGGATGCCCGTCACCGCCATCTCCAGCGTCCGGGGAATCGGCGTCGCGGACATGGTCAGCACGTCGACGTTGGCGCGCAGCTTCTTCAGCTGCTCCTTGTGCTCGACACCGAAGCGCTGCTCCTCGTCGACGATGACCAGGCCCAGGTCCTTGAACTTGGTCTCGGAGGAGAACAGGCGGTGGGTGCCGATGACGATGTCGACCGAGCCGTCCTGGAGGCCTTCGAGGGTGGCCCTGGACTCGGTCTCCGTCTGGAAGCGGGAGAGGGCGCGGACCTTGACGGGGAACTGGCCGTAGCGCTCGGTGAAGGTACCGAAGTGCTGCTGCACGAGCAGCGTGGTCGGCACGAGGACGGCGACCTGCTTGCCGTCCTGGACGGCCTTGAAGGCGGCGCGCACCGCGATCTCGGTCTTGCCGTAGCCGACGTCACCGCAGATCAGGCGGTCCATCGGGACCGTCTTCTCCATGTCCTCCTTGACCTCGGCGATGGTGGTGAGCTGGTCGGGCGTCTCCGCGTACGGGAACGCGTCCTCCAGCTCGCGCTGCCAGGGGGTGTCCGGGCCGAAGGCGTGGCCGGGCGCCGCCATCCGCGCCGAGTAGAGCTTGATCAGGTCGGCGGCGATCTCCTTGACGGCCTTCTTCGCGCGCGCCTTGGTCTTGGTCCAGTCGGCGCCGCCGAGGCGGTGCAGCGTCGGGGCCTCGCCGCCGACGTACTTGGTGACCTGCTCCAGCTGGTCGGTGGGGATGTAGAGACGGTCGCCGGGCTGGCCGCGCTTGGCGGGCGCGTACTCCACGAGGAGGTACTCGCGGGTGGCGCCCTGGACCGTGCGCTGCACCATTTCGATGTACCGGCCCACGCCGTGCTGCTCGTGGACGATGTAGTCGCCCGCTTCGAGGGTGAGCGGGTCGATGGTCTTGCGGCGGCGGGCCGGCATCCGCGTGGCGTCCTTGCCGGCGGCCTTCTGGCCCGAGAGGTCGGTCTCGGTGAGCACCGCCAGCTTGAGCTGCGGGTCGACGAAGCCGTTGTCGATCGAGCCGCAGGAGACGTGCACGACGGACGGGGAGATCTCCGTCAGCTCCGGGTCCAGGCGGGCTGCGATGCCCTCGCCGCCGAGCACCTCGACCGTACGGGCCGCGGGGCCGTGGCCCTCGGTGAGGTACACCGTGCGCCAGCCGTCGGCCAGCCACTGCTTGGTGTCGGCGAGCGCGCGCTGGGTGTCGCCTCTGTACGTCTCCGGCGCGTGCATGCCGAGCTTGAGGGTGTCCCCGTCGTCCTCGCCCGCTTCGTCGGCGGCGAACTGGGAGACCGACCACCACATCATGCCCAGCTCGCGGGCGTGGTCCCGGACGTCGGCGATGCCCCACAGGGAGGCCGCGCCCACGTCGATGGGGGCTTCGCCGCCGCCGGCGGTGGCGGCCCAGGAGGCCTGGAGGAATTCCTGGCTGGTGGCGACCAGGTCGGCGGCGCGGGTGCGGACCCGCTCGGGGTCGCAGACCACGGTCATGGAGCCGGCCGGGAGGACGTCGAGCAGCAGCTCCATGTCGTCCACGAGGACGGGGGCGAGGGACTCCATGCCCTCGACGGCGATGCCCTCGGCGATCTTTCCGAGGAGTTCGCCCAGCTCGGGGTGGTTCTCGGCGAGCGCCGCCGCCCGCTCCCGGACGGAATCGGTGAGCAGCAGCTCGCGGCAGGGCGGTGCCCACAGGCCGTGCTCGGCGATCTCCAGGGAGCGCTGGTCGGCGACCTTGAAGTACCGGATCTCCTCGACGTCGTCGCCCCAGAACTCGACCCGCAGCGGGTGCTCCTCGGTGGGCGGGAAGACGTCCAGGATGCCGCCGCGCACGGCGAACTCGCCGCGCTTCTCGACCAGTTCGACGCGGGCGTACGCGGCGGCCGCCAGGCCGTCCACGATGTCACCGAGGTCCGCGGTCTGTCCCGTGCGCAGGGCGACGGGCTCCAGCTCGCCGAGGCCCTTGACCTGCGGCTGGAGCACGGAACGCACCGGCGCGACGACGACGGAGACGGGACCGGCGGCGGGGTCGTCCTTGCTGGGATGGGTGAGCCGGCGCAGCACGGCGAGGCGGCGGCCGACGGTGTCGGAGCGGGGCGAGAGGCGTTCGTGCGGCAGGGTCTCCCAGGACGGGTACTCCACGACGCTGTCGGCGGGCAGCAGCGAGCGCAGCGCGGCCGCCAGGTCCTCGGCCTCCCGGCCGGTCGCGGTGACCGCCAGCACCGGGCGCTGGGCGTCCCGGGCCAGACTCGCGACGGCGAAGGGGCGGGCGGCCGGCGGGCCGACCAGGTCCACGTGGGGGCGGTGCCCGTCGGTCGCGGCCTGCACCGCTTCGGCCAGCGCCGGGTCCCGTACGACGGCGTCGAGCAGTCCTGTCAGGCTCATGAAAAGGCTTCCGTCCCAGGGAGTCGGACAACGCGAACCACCGGCCGCTTCTTCACCGCGGGCTGGGCGCGACGCACGGGGCGTACGTGACGCCGGCAGCCGGTGCGCGGTGAGCGGGCCGGGGTTTCCCAGGGTACGCCCGACCGCCGACAGCCACCGGCCGTACCGGCCTCCGGCACCCGTCCGCCCTGGCCCGCGCCGGTCCGCCCTCGCCCGCTCCGGTGCGCGGCTGTCCCGTTCCACGAGACGACCCGTTCCGCAACCTGGGCCCGCATGGAATGGTGTCCGGTACACGAATACGGCGGAGGGGGCACGGTGGGCGGGACCGGCGGAGGCGGCGCGGTGAGCGGGACCGGCGGGCGTACGGGCCCGGAGCGGGCGGCGGGAGCAGCGCCGGAGGCACCGGAAGGGCCGGTTCCGGAGGCGCCGGAGGCACTGGCGGCCCCGGACGCCCCGGGCGGGCCCGCTGCCGCGGCCACCCGCCGCGGCCCCGTGGTCGCCGCCCTCATGCTCTGCATGGCGCTGGCCGCGCTGGACTCCACGATCATCGCCACCGCCGTCCCGCAGATCGTCGGCGACCTCGGCGGCTTCTCGGTCTTCTCCTGGCTCTTCTCCGGCTACCTGCTGGCCGTCACCGTCACCCTGCCCGTGTACGGCAAGCTCTCCGACACCTTCGGCCGCAAGCCCGTCCTCGTCACCGGCATCGTGATCTTCGTCGTCGGCTCGCTGCTGTGCGCGGGCGCCTGGAACATGGCCTCGCTGATCGCCTTCCGCATCCTCCAGGGCCTCGGCGGCGGCGCGCTCCAGGGCACCGTGCAGACCATCGCCGCCGACCTGTACCCGATGAAGGAGCGGCCGCGCATCCAGGCCAGGCTCTCCACCGTCTGGGCCACCTCCTCCGTGGCCGGGCCCGCGCTCGGCGGCCTCCTCGCCGCGTACGCGGACTGGCGCTGGATCTTCCTCGTCAACCTGCCGGTCGGCGCGCTCGCCCTCTGGCTCGTGCTGCGCCACTTCTTCGAAGACAAGAGGGGCTTCGAAGACAGGAGGGGA includes these proteins:
- the mfd gene encoding transcription-repair coupling factor, encoding MSLTGLLDAVVRDPALAEAVQAATDGHRPHVDLVGPPAARPFAVASLARDAQRPVLAVTATGREAEDLAAALRSLLPADSVVEYPSWETLPHERLSPRSDTVGRRLAVLRRLTHPSKDDPAAGPVSVVVAPVRSVLQPQVKGLGELEPVALRTGQTADLGDIVDGLAAAAYARVELVEKRGEFAVRGGILDVFPPTEEHPLRVEFWGDDVEEIRYFKVADQRSLEIAEHGLWAPPCRELLLTDSVRERAAALAENHPELGELLGKIAEGIAVEGMESLAPVLVDDMELLLDVLPAGSMTVVCDPERVRTRAADLVATSQEFLQASWAATAGGGEAPIDVGAASLWGIADVRDHARELGMMWWSVSQFAADEAGEDDGDTLKLGMHAPETYRGDTQRALADTKQWLADGWRTVYLTEGHGPAARTVEVLGGEGIAARLDPELTEISPSVVHVSCGSIDNGFVDPQLKLAVLTETDLSGQKAAGKDATRMPARRRKTIDPLTLEAGDYIVHEQHGVGRYIEMVQRTVQGATREYLLVEYAPAKRGQPGDRLYIPTDQLEQVTKYVGGEAPTLHRLGGADWTKTKARAKKAVKEIAADLIKLYSARMAAPGHAFGPDTPWQRELEDAFPYAETPDQLTTIAEVKEDMEKTVPMDRLICGDVGYGKTEIAVRAAFKAVQDGKQVAVLVPTTLLVQQHFGTFTERYGQFPVKVRALSRFQTETESRATLEGLQDGSVDIVIGTHRLFSSETKFKDLGLVIVDEEQRFGVEHKEQLKKLRANVDVLTMSATPIPRTLEMAVTGIREMSTITTPPEERHPVLTFVGPYEEKQIGAAIRRELLREGQVFYIHNRVESIDRAAARLREIVPEARITTAHGQMSESALEQVVVDFWEKKSDVLVATTIVESGIDISNANTLIVERGDNFGLSQLHQLRGRVGRGRERGYAYFLYPPEKPLTETAHERLATIAQHTEMGAGMYVAMKDLEIRGAGNLLGGEQSGHIAGVGFDLYVRMVGEAVADYRASLEGGAEEEPPAEVKIELPVDAHVPHDYAPGERLRLQAYRAIASASTEEDIASVREELTDRYGKLPEPVENLLLVAGLRMLARSCGVTDITLQGSNIRFGPVELRESQELRLKRLYPRTVIKPATHQVLVPRPATGKIGGKPLVGRELLAWVGEFLTSILGS